Proteins co-encoded in one Aspergillus flavus chromosome 2, complete sequence genomic window:
- a CDS encoding tfdA family taurine dioxygenase, with translation MPAPEPQLTLPERPPNLPHPEYETPRGVSPLQSVRAAGLQYPNYTPFKLPNLTEKPFTDRGLSADPTKSRLLKAATAITHLTPEIGTELSGLQLKDLTDQQKDDLARLVAERGVVFFRDQDLDVHEQIAFGAYFGDLHIHQMAGIIPDLPWVHPIYKDETAVNGRSHQIWHSDVSYEIQPPGLTLLKMDTLPNAGPDGGLAGGDTIWASGYALYESLSPKLRSFLETLEAKHSGLEQAEKALRTNGCLRRDPIETIHPVVRTHPVTKWKTLYVNENFTKEIIGLEKRVGDGILDALYRTVAEGYEFQVRWKWTKNAVAIWDNRATFHTGIFDYFPHLRHGLRVAPQAEKPYLDPESKTRKEALQQEETGKNN, from the exons ATGCCAGCCCCCGAACCCCAACTGACCCTCCCTGAACGTCCCCCAAACCTCCCACACCCCGAGTATGAAACTCCCCGGGGCGTGTCCCCCCTCCAATCCGTCCGCGCCGCCGGCCTGCAATACCCAAACTACACCCCCTTCAAGCTCCCCAACCTCACCGAAAAACCCTTCACAGACCGCGGCCTATCCGCAGACCCCACCAAATCCCGCCTCCTAAAAGCAGCCACCGCCATCACACATCTGACCCCCGAAATTGGCACCGAGCTCTCCGGCCTCCAGCTGAAGGACCTCACAGACCAGCAGAAAGATGATCTGGCGCGGCTAGTCGCCGAACGAGGCGTCGTGTTCTTCCGCGACCAGGACCTGGACGTGCACGAGCAGATCGCCTTCGGGGCCTACTTTGGCGATCTGCATATTCATCAGATGGCCGGTATTATCCCGGATTTGCCGTGGGTGCATCCGATCTATAAGGATGAGACGGCGGTGAATGGCAGGTCGCATCAGATTTGGCATTCGGATGTGAGTTATGAGATTCAGCCGCCGGGGTTGACGCTTTTGAAGATGGATACTCTGCCTAATGCGGGGCCGGATGGGGGGTTGGCTGGCGGGGATACTATTTGGGCGAGTGGGTATGCTTTGTATGAAT CTCTATCGCCTAAGTTGAGGTCTTTTCTTGAGACCTTGGAGGCTAAGCATAGTGGTCTCGAGCAAGCGGAAAAGGCACTCCGGACGAACGGTTGCTTGAGAAGGGATCCTATTGAGACAATT CACCCCGTCGTTCGTACACACCCCGTTACAAAGTGGAAGACGCTGTACGTCAACGAGAATTTCACCAAGGAGATCATTGGTCTCGAGAAGAGAGTGGGGGATGGTATCCTTGACGCTCTCTACCGAACTGTCGCTGAGGGCTACGAGTTCCAGGTCCGATGGAAGTGGACTAAGAACGCTGTTGCTATTTGGGATAACCGGGCTACGTTCCATACGGGTATCTTTGACTACT TTCCTCATCTAAGACACGGTTTACGGGTTGCTCCGCAAGCTGAGAAGCCCTATCTTGACCCTGAGTCTAAGACCCGGAAGGAAGCGTTGCAGCAGGAGGAGACAGGAAAGAATAACTAA
- a CDS encoding pectin lyase fold/virulence factor produces MHPLLLLLYSTLALGQLIGPVGPTTPLSEKTTECNILSYGAVADNSTDISSALETTFNDCVRPNPGSRLVVPEGQYLLNRGVVLSNATNWAFQLDGLVTAAYGGNWEIERSLILQGFAGVDLLNETINGEGDHKFLLDVLVIVNAVDFEFYSSNGLGAFQGQGYLYRNLNNTDRPRLVRLISPTNASVHDLILVDSPKFHIILDFAVNVEAYHLTIRGANLGSYDGIDAIGTNYYIHDNEVTNRDECVSIKSPSHHALVENLVCNQAGSGLSIGSLNVSAEISNIVARNISILQGNNIAFIKTYPGGSGYVSNITFENFRSKASLYGLNINQYWQNTFTPDTGSVALSNIVFRNVTGSVADGAKRPPLYLIANDLTFATNVTVEDVSVWTETGDSVVNKISNVFGIGDGTYGVNDGIEELGVGEVPTAYTRTVTVTETPTGWVEPGLPAWAAPSTGFGTASPIPVYTPSPLWRPGGVDYDLHYWGSF; encoded by the exons ATGCACCCACTCCTCCTACTCCTGTATTCCACCCTCGCCTTGGGCCAGCTCATCGGCCCCGTAGGCCCAACAACCCCCCTCTCCGAAAAAACCACCGAATGCAACATCCTCTCCTACGGCGCCGTCGCCGACAACAGCACTGACATCTCCAGCGCCCTAGAAACAACCTTCAACGACTGCGTCCGCCCCAACCCAGGAAGTCGACTCGTCGTCCCCGAAGGCCAGTACCTGCTCAACCGGGGCGTGGTGCTCAGCAATGCCACAAACTGGGCCTTCCAGCTAGACGGACTGGTCACAGCCGCATACGGCGGAAACTGGGAAATTGAGCGTTCGTTAATCCTCCAGGGCTTTGCGGGTGTTGACTTGCTTAATGAGACTATTAATGGAGAGGGTGACCATAAGTTTCTGTTAGATGTTTTGGTGATTGTTAATG CCGTTGATTTCGAGTTTTATTCTTCCAATGGATTGGGCGCGTTTCAGGGGCAGGGGTATTTATATCGGAATTTGAATAA CACGGATCGACCCCGTCTCGTCCGCTTGATCTCTCCCACAAACGCCTCCGTCCATGACCTGATCCTGGTCGATAGTCCCAAGTTCCATATTATTCTGGACTTCGCCGTGAATGTCGAAGCGTACCATCTTACGATCCGAGGCGCCAATCTGGGTAGCTACGATGGTATCGACGCTATCGGGACGAACTACTACATCCACGACAACGAA GTAACAAACCGCGACGAATGCGTCTCCATAAAGAGTCCCTCCCATCACGCCCTAGTCGAAAATCTAGTCTGCAACCAAGCAGGCTCCGGCCTCTCAATCGGCAGTCTCAACGTCTCCGCCGAGATCTCCAACATA GTCGCCAGAAACATAAGCATCCTGCAAGGCAACAACATAGCCTTCATAAAAACCTACCCCGGCGGCTCCGGCTACGTGAGCAACATCACATTCGAAAACTTCCGCTCAAAAGCCAGTCTCTACGGCCTAAACATCAACCAATACTGGCAGAACACCTTCACCCCGGACACCGGCTCTGTGGCACTCAGCAACATCGTCTTCCGGAACGTGACGGGCTCTGTCGCCGACGGCGCGAAGCGGCCCCCGCTGTACCTGATTGCGAATGATCTGACCTTTGCGACGAATGTGACGGTGGAGGATGTCTCCGTGTGGACTGAGACGGGGGATAGTGTTGTTAATAAGATCAGTAATGTTTTTGGGATCGGGGATGGGACTTATGGGGTTAATGATGGGATTGAAGAGTTGGGGGTCGGTGAGGTGCCTACTGCTTATACGAGGACTGTTACCGTGACGGAGACTCCGACGGGGTGGGTTGAGCCTGGGTTGCCGGCTTGGGCGGCGCCGAGTACGGGGTTTGGGA CGGCTTCGCCGATTCCGGTTTATACGCCTTCGCCTTTGTGGAGGCCTGGCGGGGTGGACTATGATTTGCATTATTGGGGGAGCTTCTAA